Proteins encoded within one genomic window of Equus caballus isolate H_3958 breed thoroughbred chromosome 20, TB-T2T, whole genome shotgun sequence:
- the LOC102148436 gene encoding zinc finger and SCAN domain-containing protein 23 isoform X2 encodes MSTKLREDATLTPVVHTPEEEAGLSIVRVEEEEDHAWEQKTGLPGNVDPYQELVHQRFRHFCYQEAPGPREALNQLLKFCRKWLQPEMHTKEQLLIILPTELQARVWGYHHRSGDDVVTVLENLETALGDKGQQVQANAHYKQEVLWKAIGPVSLADQSLTVQLKCDPWKHSPLQENAGETRNMAGELAPKQISAERNSLDVSQYTRCGETFQYESKSEQQKVNPTRGKQHKWKKNPEIPLTIQRSRWT; translated from the exons ATGTCCACCAAGTTGAGAGAAGATGCAACCTTGACTCCTGTAGTCCACACTCCAGAGGAGGAGGCGGGTCTGAGTATAGTGagagtggaggaagaggaggaccaTGCTTGGGAACAGAAGACTGGACTTCCAGGGAATGTGGACCCTTATCAGGAACTTGTCCACCAGCGCTTCAGACACTTCTGTTACCAGGAGGCCCCTGGACCTCGAGAGGCTCTGAACCAGCTTCTGAAGTTCTGCCGAAAGTGGCTACAGCCTGAGATGCACACCAAGGAGCAGCTCCTGATCATCCTGCCCACGGAGCTCCAGGCCAGGGTGTGGGGATATCATCACCGGAGCGGAGATGATGTGGTGACTGTGCTGGAGAATCTGGAGACAGCACTTGGAGATAAAGGACAACAG GTACAAGCCAATGCACACTACAAACAAGAAGTGCTGTGGAAGGCAATAGGACCTGTAAGCCTTGCCGATCAGTCACTGACTGTCCAACTAAAGTGTGATCCTTGGAAGCATAGTCCTCTGCAAGAGAATG CAGGTGAGACCAGGAACATGGCTGGTGAGTTGGCTCCAAAGCAGATTTCTGCAGAAAGGAATTCCTTGGATGTGTCCCAGTATACAAGGTGTGGAGAAACTTTTCAATATGAGAGTAAATCAGAACAGCAAAAGGTCAACCCTACAAgaggaaaacaacacaaat ggaaaaaaaacccagaaataccTTTGACCATCCAGCGCTCCAGGTGGACTTGA
- the LOC102148436 gene encoding zinc finger and SCAN domain-containing protein 23 isoform X3: protein MSTKLREDATLTPVVHTPEEEAGLSIVRVEEEEDHAWEQKTGLPGNVDPYQELVHQRFRHFCYQEAPGPREALNQLLKFCRKWLQPEMHTKEQLLIILPTELQARVWGYHHRSGDDVVTVLENLETALGDKGQQVQANAHYKQEVLWKAIGPVSLADQSLTVQLKCDPWKHSPLQENAGETRNMAGELAPKQISAERNSLDVSQYTREKKPRNTFDHPALQVDLITY from the exons ATGTCCACCAAGTTGAGAGAAGATGCAACCTTGACTCCTGTAGTCCACACTCCAGAGGAGGAGGCGGGTCTGAGTATAGTGagagtggaggaagaggaggaccaTGCTTGGGAACAGAAGACTGGACTTCCAGGGAATGTGGACCCTTATCAGGAACTTGTCCACCAGCGCTTCAGACACTTCTGTTACCAGGAGGCCCCTGGACCTCGAGAGGCTCTGAACCAGCTTCTGAAGTTCTGCCGAAAGTGGCTACAGCCTGAGATGCACACCAAGGAGCAGCTCCTGATCATCCTGCCCACGGAGCTCCAGGCCAGGGTGTGGGGATATCATCACCGGAGCGGAGATGATGTGGTGACTGTGCTGGAGAATCTGGAGACAGCACTTGGAGATAAAGGACAACAG GTACAAGCCAATGCACACTACAAACAAGAAGTGCTGTGGAAGGCAATAGGACCTGTAAGCCTTGCCGATCAGTCACTGACTGTCCAACTAAAGTGTGATCCTTGGAAGCATAGTCCTCTGCAAGAGAATG CAGGTGAGACCAGGAACATGGCTGGTGAGTTGGCTCCAAAGCAGATTTCTGCAGAAAGGAATTCCTTGGATGTGTCCCAGTATACAAG ggaaaaaaaacccagaaataccTTTGACCATCCAGCGCTCCAGGTGGACTTGATCACATATTGA
- the LOC102148436 gene encoding zinc finger and SCAN domain-containing protein 23 isoform X1: protein MSTKLREDATLTPVVHTPEEEAGLSIVRVEEEEDHAWEQKTGLPGNVDPYQELVHQRFRHFCYQEAPGPREALNQLLKFCRKWLQPEMHTKEQLLIILPTELQARVWGYHHRSGDDVVTVLENLETALGDKGQQVQANAHYKQEVLWKAIGPVSLADQSLTVQLKCDPWKHSPLQENAGETRNMAGELAPKQISAERNSLDVSQYTRCGETFQYESKSEQQKVNPTRGKQHKCKECGKGFAQSSGLIGHWAIHTGEKPYKCNQCGKAVSDKAALLSHQEIHNKINIISIMNVGKPSVKTQAWFFIRGSILVRGPMGVKSVVNPLVKVLTLLDI, encoded by the exons ATGTCCACCAAGTTGAGAGAAGATGCAACCTTGACTCCTGTAGTCCACACTCCAGAGGAGGAGGCGGGTCTGAGTATAGTGagagtggaggaagaggaggaccaTGCTTGGGAACAGAAGACTGGACTTCCAGGGAATGTGGACCCTTATCAGGAACTTGTCCACCAGCGCTTCAGACACTTCTGTTACCAGGAGGCCCCTGGACCTCGAGAGGCTCTGAACCAGCTTCTGAAGTTCTGCCGAAAGTGGCTACAGCCTGAGATGCACACCAAGGAGCAGCTCCTGATCATCCTGCCCACGGAGCTCCAGGCCAGGGTGTGGGGATATCATCACCGGAGCGGAGATGATGTGGTGACTGTGCTGGAGAATCTGGAGACAGCACTTGGAGATAAAGGACAACAG GTACAAGCCAATGCACACTACAAACAAGAAGTGCTGTGGAAGGCAATAGGACCTGTAAGCCTTGCCGATCAGTCACTGACTGTCCAACTAAAGTGTGATCCTTGGAAGCATAGTCCTCTGCAAGAGAATG CAGGTGAGACCAGGAACATGGCTGGTGAGTTGGCTCCAAAGCAGATTTCTGCAGAAAGGAATTCCTTGGATGTGTCCCAGTATACAAGGTGTGGAGAAACTTTTCAATATGAGAGTAAATCAGAACAGCAAAAGGTCAACCCTACAAgaggaaaacaacacaaatgtaagGAGTGTGGGAAGGGCTTTGCTCAGAGCTCAGGGCTTATCGGGCACTGGGCAAttcacactggggagaaaccttataaatgtaaTCAGTGTGGAAAAGCTGTCAGTGATAAAGCAGCCCTTCTTTCACACCAagaaattcataataaaataaacattatcagtataatgaatgtgggaaagccttcagtcaAAACACAGGCCTGGTTCTTCATCAGAGGATCCATACTGGTAAGAGGCCCTATGGGTGTAAAGAGTGTGGTAAATCCTTTAGTCAAAGTTCTCACCTTATTGGACATCTGA
- the LOC111769170 gene encoding zinc finger protein with KRAB and SCAN domains 8-like: MDPHQKVPSIYNGDTLGEINGEIPEYEKVPLYEDQLERHEDGPTEERRYKCSDCGKKFAQSSGLVRHRRIHTGEKPYECDHCGKAFSVRSTLTVHERIHTGEKPYTCNECRKAFSVRAHLIIHQRIHNGEKPYECIECGKAFSVSSDLIKHQRIHSGERPYECNECGKAFSVSSALIKHQRIHTGEKPYECKECGKAFYVNSALINHQRIHSGERPYECGQCRKAFSQISTLIHHQRIHTGEKPYECDECGKAFRGSSNLAKHQKIHTKGKCQK; encoded by the coding sequence ATGGACCCACACCAGAAGGTCCCCAGCATATATAATGGGGATACTTTAGGGGAGATTAATGGAGAGATTCCTGAGTATGAAAAAGTCCCTCTGTATGAAGACCAATTAGAAAGGCACGAGGACGGGCCCACAGAGGAAAGACGGTATAAATGCAGTGATTGTGGAAAGAAGTTTGCCCAGAGCTCAGGCCTTGTTCGTCATCGGAgaatccacactggagagaaaccctatgagtgTGATCACTGTGGAAAAGCCTTCAGTGTGCGCTCAACCCTCACAGTGCATGAAAGAATCcacactggtgagaaaccctataCTTGTAACGAGTGTAGGAAAGCCTTCAGTGTGAGGGCACACCTGATTATACATCAGAGAATCCACAATGGAGAGAAACCCTACGAATGTATTGAATGTGGCAAAGCATTTAGTGTGAGCTCAGACCTTATCAAACATCAGAGAATCCACTCTGGTGAGAGACCTTATGAGTGTAATGAGTGTGGAAAAGCTTTCAGTGTGAGCTCAGCACTCATCAAACATCAAAGAAtccacacaggagagaagccGTATGAGTGTAAGGAGTGTGGAAAGGCCTTCTATGTGAACTCAGCCCTTATAAATCATCAGAGGATTCACTCTGGAGAAAGGCCCTATGAGTGTGGACAATGCAGGAAGGCATTCAGCCAGATCTCAACCCTTATTCATCACCAGAGAatccatactggagagaaaccctacgaGTGTGACGAGTGTGGGAAAGCTTTCCGTGGGAGCTCTAATCTTGCCAAACACCAGAAAATACATACCAAAGGGAAGTGTCAAAAGTGA